From Thermococcus barophilus MP:
CAGGTGATTATCCAAAGGAAGGCTTTGAGAGCATAATAAAAATTGAAGATGGAAAACCCACAGGTCTTGATCCGATAAAAATGGCTGAGGAGGGGATAATAGACGATCCCTACACGGCGGTAACAATAGTTCAAACAATCTATGAGCTGGACAGGAGTCTAACGGAAAAGCTTTATGCTGATGTTCTGTTCGGCAAAATTGAAAGCGTTTCTCAGGCAGCTTCATCTGAGGAAAAATACGGAGAGGTAATCAGAGAAAGCTACACTGTCCTTGATGAGGAGTTTTTTCAGGGAAGCACCCCCAATTTTGGAAACTCTATTCTTGTGGATCTCAGTGGTGCACACAGCATCACAATTGTTGGCATGGCGTTTCTCATTGTTGCAGCAGTTGTGCGGAAAAGGAGACACGTCTTTATAGGTCTGGATGACGCGGCGGTGCTAAGCTATACTCCAGCCGGAAGTGCTGCTATCCCCCTTCTAACTCAGCCAATGAGAGGAAGGGTAACGGTGCTGGCAACAAGATATACGGTTGAGTCAATTCTCAATATCTCAGGACCAACACTTGTGCTGTATACTGATCCTGATATACAAAGCTTGATTTATGAGTCAAATGGCGTTCCTCCAGGTGCTATGAGAAAGAGAGTACTTAAGGGAGAAGGGGCTTTTATCTGGAGAACTCCAGAGACCATAAATGTCGAAGAAGGTGAGCTTCTGATTTAATTTTTCTTTTTCTTATCAATTTCAAAGAGGAAAATACCAAAATAAAATACAAGAGGTCAGAACAGGGCTCCATATTTATAAAAGATGTGACATGTTCCCTCATATGAAACCATACATGGTCCAACTGGATTCCTTGGAGTACAGGTCTTTCCAAAATGAGGACAGTCAGGAGGTAGCGCCAATCCCCTGAGTATAACTCCGCAGAGGCATCCCTTCTCCAAGTCAGGGAGTTTTGGGACTTCAGCGTCATAATAGCTTCTTATCTCCAGGTTTCTGTATTCATTTTTAAGCTCAAGCCCGCTCTTTGGAATCACTCCTAAAGCTCTCCACTTTGCATCAACAACTTCAAAGAACTTGTTTATCAGCTTCTGAGCTTCAACATTTCCATCATATTTTACAACTCTTGTGTATTCGTTCTCTATTTTTACCTCTCCTTTCCTTATCATTCTCAGGAGCATTAAGATTCCCATCAGCACGTCAACGGGTTCAAAGCCAGCAATAACTTGGGGAATTCCATACTCTGTTGTGATGTACTCCCAGCCTTTGACACCTATTATTGTGGAAACATGACCCGGATCAATTAGTCCATCAAAGGCTGTACCTTGTCTAACTAACACTTCAACGGCGGGAGGTGTTAATCGGTGGACGGAATAAATCTTAAAGTTCTCCACATTTTCTTCAACGACTGCATTAAGCATTCCGGCAGCTGGTGCGGTTGTGGTCTCAAAGCCGGGAGAGAAATGAACAACCAGCCTGTCTGGATTGTTTTTGGCAATTTTATACGCATCATAAATTGAATAGACTATTCTGACGTCATATCCCTCACTTCTTAAGTCGGCAAAACTTCCCCTTGGCGTGGGAATTTTATACATGTCACCAAATGTCGTTAGAATGATTCTCTCCCCTTCCTCGTAGGCTTTCCTCATTATCTCCTGCATCCTCACGATGTCCTCAACGGGGGTTATGCAGACGGGACAGCCAGGCCCGCTGACGATTTTAACGTTTTCCGGCAAAAGTGAGCGGATTCCGCTCCTTGTTACCGTATCCTCATGGGTTCCGCAGACGTGCATGATTTTAACTACCCTTCCTATTTTTCCAGCCTCCTTATGAATAAGCCTTGTTATCTTTTGAGCAAGTTCTTTGTCTCTAAAAACGCTAAAGGCTTCCATCTTCATTCCTCCATTGCTTTTAGGACTTCTTCCCATGCTTGCAGAATCTCCTTTGCGGTTTTATCATCCAGTTTTTCTATTGCAAAGCCCGTGTGCACAATCACATAATCACCAACTTCAACGTTTGGAAGCAAATCTAAACGAGCCTCTCTCTTTACACCACCGAAATCAACGATTGCAACTTTCCCTTTGATTTCAAGAACCTTAGCTGGGACTGCTAAACACATAACCTTCACCCATTTTCTGTTTGGTAAAGGAGTTTATAGATGTTTTTGAAACTTTGTGTTTAAAACCAATAACACCATGTCTGCGAATATCGTTGGATTCGGTGACAATTCTCCTCTTTCTTTGAACCTTTAGTTAAACACCCTCTGTTTTAAAAAGCGTTAAAAATTGCCATTTTAATTCTCATTTGATAATACGAAATCTAAAATCAGTAGCACAAATGGTGGTGAAATTTATGAAGGGTAGCAAAAAAGTTTTGGCTTTGCTTGTGATGTCAGTTTTAGCTCTCAGTGTATTTAGTGCTGGCTGTATAAATCAGGGTTATCAGACAGAAACAACAAGCAAGGTTACAGCTAAATCCTCCCCCACCCAAAGCATCCAGGAGCAGAAGCCTGAAACAACTACGAGCAAAGCCAAATATCCAATAACGCTTACGGACTTTGCCGGCAGGAAAGTGACGATAGAAAAGCCACCTGAGAGAGTTATTGTTCTAACAAGCTACTGGGCTGAAATTTTGTGTATCCTTGGGGTTCAAGATAGGATTGTGGGCATTGGAAAGTACATTCCTTACGATCCGTATATTCCAGATGATGTTAAAAAGAAGCCCGTAGTGGGGAGCAGCTTCAAAGGCTTGAACTGGGAAACCGTTGCAAGCTTGAATCCGGATTTGATAATCGTGGACTGGTATGGAGGAAAGTACAAAGACGCTGAGACGATTAAGAAAGCTGAAGAGCTCGGAATACCTGTTATAGCCCTGAGTGCAAAGAGTGTTGAAGATAATATTAAGGTTGTTGAGATTTTAGGAAAAGTTTTCGGAAAAGAAGAGAAGGCTGAGGAACTTGCAAGCTGGATGAAGGAAAAGCTGGATGAAGTTAACAAAATAGCCAGTCAGATTCCGGCAGATAAGAAAAAGAACGTTCTTCTTATAAGCGCTCCGAAGGACATAGGCGGTCCAATCACCGTCTATGCAAAGGGAAGCGCATGGGCAAGCATCGTTGAGCTCGTTGGTGCTCACAACTTGGCTTTTGACAAGGAGTTTGACACCCAGTGGCCAAAGCTCGACTTGGAGAAGATAATAGCCTACTGGGGAGACAAAGCCGATGTTATAATCGTAACCTCCTTTAGCCAGGATAAGCTTGAGAAAGCAGTTAACGACATTAAAAATGATCCAAGATGGAGAGAGATTAAAGCTGTAAAAGAAGGTCATGTTTATGGCATTTTAGCTGGCTCTAAAGCCTTCTTAGACTGGGGGCCGAGAATAATAGTCGGAGTTTACCAAATGGGCGGACTAATTTATCCCGAGTATTACCCAGAGTGGAAGCCAATAGCAAAAGAGCTGCTTGAAAACTTCTATGGGGTTAAATACGAAGCCTCAATAAGTGTCATGGACTCAATGGGGAGAAAAGTAACCCTCGAGAAAGTTCCGGAGAGGGTAATCGTTCTGAGTAGCTATTGGGCTGAAGTTATGTACTGCTTGAGAGTTGCAGATAAGATAGTGGGGATTGATAAGTACACACCATATGACCAGTTTTTACCCGAAAGCATTAGAGAAAAGCCCAAGGTGGGCTCAACTTACAGCGGGATAAACTGGGAGACCGTTGCAGGTTTGAATCCAGATTTAATAATCATGGGACGGTGGAAAGGAAGTTTTACCAAAGGTGAGCAGGAAGTTATTGAGAGGTCAAAAGAACTTGGAATCAAGGTTCTTGCATTTGGAATTCCCGACTCCAATGTGACAGGAACAAAGATGCCCTACGAAAACATCAGGATAATAAGAGTCCTTGGAAAGATTTTTGACAAAGAGAGAAAAGCCGAAGAGCTTGCGAGCTTCTTGGAAAAGTACTACAACGAAGCTTTGGATATAGCAAGCAAGATACCAGCAGACAAAAAGAAGAATGTCCTTATAGTCTATGGTTCATCGATAGTTGGAAAATATGCTACCGGTGCAATAAGCATCTCCTATAAGGGCTCAGCATACGCTGAAACCGCTGAGCTTGTAGGGGCGTACAACGTTGCATTCGACTACAACTTCTCAACGCAGTATCCAAAGCTTGACTTGGAGAAGCTCATAGCCTACTTTGGAGATAAGACAGATGTTCTGATAGTGGTTGACTGGGATGCAGAGAGGCTCAAAGAAGCTGTGGAAAAGATAAAGAGCGACCCTGCATGGCAGGAAATTAAAGCTGTCAAAGAAGGGAACGTCGTTGGAATATTGGTGAGCTCTTGGTCAAAAGATGCTGTAGCGTTATATGGGCCAAGATTCATCACCGGAATCTATGCTTTTGGACATGCAATTTACCCGGAATATTACCCAGACTGGAAGCCGATATACGAAGAGCTTCTCAAGAAGTTCTACGGCATGGAGGGCTGATTATGAAAAGGCTCCTCTTTCTTTTCCTTTTAGTTTCTCCAATTTTTGCGTTCTTCATAAGCCTGTGCATTGGAGCTTATCATATTCCTCTCTCTGCCATTGTGGATATGGTGGTGTTAAAGACCCTCCAGCTTATTTCTGGAATTTTGGCTAAAATAACTTTTGGAAGAATTGATTTCGCTGTTCAAATCCCCTATCCAAGTGTTTATCAGACTATTCTTTTCAAAATAAGACTCCCAAGGGTTATTTTAGCGATGATTGTTGGTTCTGCTTTAGCACTCTCTGGAGCGGTTCTTCAGGCTATATTTAGAAATCCCCTTGTGAACAGCTATATTTTGGGGATCTCAGCAGGAGCAGCTTTTGGCGCTGCTTTGGCAATAGGACTTTCCTTAAGCTTGGGCGTCACTCCCCTGGCGTTTGTCTTTGCTATACTCGCTGTGTTCTTGACAACTTCTCTGGCCAAAATCGGTGGAAGGATAACCCCTGTTTCGCTCGTTCTTGCTGGAGTAATTGTTAATGCATTCTTTTCTGCCTTAACATCCCTGCTGAAGTTTTTGATGGAGCATGAAAAGCTGGCGAGCGTTGTTTACTGGCTCATGGGGAGCTTTGCAGATGCCGACTGGCATTCAGTCAAGATAGCTTTTCCCGTAATCTTTCTTGGGTGTTTGTTGGTTTACCTAATGCGCTGGCAACTGAATGTCCTGTCTTTTGGGGAAGAGGCTAAAATCGTTGGAGTTGAAACTGAAAAGCTGAAGTTTGCTTTTATCATAATAATCTCTCTCATAACCGCTGTTTCAGTTGCCTTCTGCGGGATAATTGGATGGGTAGGGTTGATGATTCCGCACATTGTTAGGATGGCATTCGGGCCAGATCACAAAACCCTAATCCCTCTAACAATAACTGTGGGAGCCTCATTCATGGTTCTGGCTGATACATTAGCAAGGTCAGTTGCAACATATGAAATCCCAATTGGTATATTGACGACAATCCTTGGAATTCCATTCTTTGCATATCTGCTGAGGAAGACGGGTGGTGGTTGGAATGCTTGAAGTCAAGGGCTTATCATTCAGCTACGGTGATTTCAGCGTTGAGGATATCTGCTTTGAGGTGAAAGAGGGCGAGATTTTAACGCTGCTCGGTCCAAATGGCAGTGGGAAAACAACGATTCTGAAAAGCATTTATGGCTTGTTAAAGCCAAAGAAAAAGTGTGTCTTTGTGGATGGTAAAGACTTTCACTCACTCTCTTTAAAGGAAAGAGCCAAGTTAGCTGGTTATGTCCCTCAATCTCACCATCCTTCCTTCCCCTACACCGTTCTGGACGTTGTAGTTATGGGTTTAGCCTCTCAGCTTGGAGTTTTTGAGAGCCCAAGGAAGGAGCACTATCAAAAGGCTTTGGAGAAGCTCAAGCTCATAGGAATGGAGCGCTTTAAGGACAAGCCCTACACACAGCTGAGCGGGGGCCAGTTGCAACTTGTCCTTATAGCAAGGGCTCTGGTTCAAGAGCCGAAAGTCCTCCTCCTGGATGAACCCACTGCTCACTTGGATTTTAAAAACCAGGTGAAGGTTCTCGGGATTGTGAAGAGATTAGCAAAAGAGGAAAGCATCTCTGCAGTTATGACTCTTCACGACCCGAATTTGGCTTCACTTTATTCAGATAGGATTGCCCTTGTTAAAGAAGGCAGAATCAGAGCCCTTGGGAAGCCAACCCAAATCCTAAGGGAGGAGGTCCTTGAAGAAGTGTACGGCGTTCCAATATGTATCCTCGAGTTCAACGGGTTTAGGCTCATTCTCCCAAAAATGGAGGGGATCTAAAGGTGGAACTGCTGATAACTTCAGCTGGAATTGCATTCAATTTCCTAAAGCGCTCTGTCCCTGGGCTGCTTATTGGAATATTCATAGCTGAGCTCCTAATCGAGAAGGGGGCAGTGGAGAAGGTATCGTTCA
This genomic window contains:
- the hypD gene encoding hydrogenase formation protein HypD produces the protein MEAFSVFRDKELAQKITRLIHKEAGKIGRVVKIMHVCGTHEDTVTRSGIRSLLPENVKIVSGPGCPVCITPVEDIVRMQEIMRKAYEEGERIILTTFGDMYKIPTPRGSFADLRSEGYDVRIVYSIYDAYKIAKNNPDRLVVHFSPGFETTTAPAAGMLNAVVEENVENFKIYSVHRLTPPAVEVLVRQGTAFDGLIDPGHVSTIIGVKGWEYITTEYGIPQVIAGFEPVDVLMGILMLLRMIRKGEVKIENEYTRVVKYDGNVEAQKLINKFFEVVDAKWRALGVIPKSGLELKNEYRNLEIRSYYDAEVPKLPDLEKGCLCGVILRGLALPPDCPHFGKTCTPRNPVGPCMVSYEGTCHIFYKYGALF
- a CDS encoding HypC/HybG/HupF family hydrogenase formation chaperone — encoded protein: MCLAVPAKVLEIKGKVAIVDFGGVKREARLDLLPNVEVGDYVIVHTGFAIEKLDDKTAKEILQAWEEVLKAMEE
- a CDS encoding ABC transporter substrate-binding protein is translated as MKGSKKVLALLVMSVLALSVFSAGCINQGYQTETTSKVTAKSSPTQSIQEQKPETTTSKAKYPITLTDFAGRKVTIEKPPERVIVLTSYWAEILCILGVQDRIVGIGKYIPYDPYIPDDVKKKPVVGSSFKGLNWETVASLNPDLIIVDWYGGKYKDAETIKKAEELGIPVIALSAKSVEDNIKVVEILGKVFGKEEKAEELASWMKEKLDEVNKIASQIPADKKKNVLLISAPKDIGGPITVYAKGSAWASIVELVGAHNLAFDKEFDTQWPKLDLEKIIAYWGDKADVIIVTSFSQDKLEKAVNDIKNDPRWREIKAVKEGHVYGILAGSKAFLDWGPRIIVGVYQMGGLIYPEYYPEWKPIAKELLENFYGVKYEASISVMDSMGRKVTLEKVPERVIVLSSYWAEVMYCLRVADKIVGIDKYTPYDQFLPESIREKPKVGSTYSGINWETVAGLNPDLIIMGRWKGSFTKGEQEVIERSKELGIKVLAFGIPDSNVTGTKMPYENIRIIRVLGKIFDKERKAEELASFLEKYYNEALDIASKIPADKKKNVLIVYGSSIVGKYATGAISISYKGSAYAETAELVGAYNVAFDYNFSTQYPKLDLEKLIAYFGDKTDVLIVVDWDAERLKEAVEKIKSDPAWQEIKAVKEGNVVGILVSSWSKDAVALYGPRFITGIYAFGHAIYPEYYPDWKPIYEELLKKFYGMEG
- a CDS encoding FecCD family ABC transporter permease, whose translation is MKRLLFLFLLVSPIFAFFISLCIGAYHIPLSAIVDMVVLKTLQLISGILAKITFGRIDFAVQIPYPSVYQTILFKIRLPRVILAMIVGSALALSGAVLQAIFRNPLVNSYILGISAGAAFGAALAIGLSLSLGVTPLAFVFAILAVFLTTSLAKIGGRITPVSLVLAGVIVNAFFSALTSLLKFLMEHEKLASVVYWLMGSFADADWHSVKIAFPVIFLGCLLVYLMRWQLNVLSFGEEAKIVGVETEKLKFAFIIIISLITAVSVAFCGIIGWVGLMIPHIVRMAFGPDHKTLIPLTITVGASFMVLADTLARSVATYEIPIGILTTILGIPFFAYLLRKTGGGWNA
- a CDS encoding ABC transporter ATP-binding protein; this translates as MLEVKGLSFSYGDFSVEDICFEVKEGEILTLLGPNGSGKTTILKSIYGLLKPKKKCVFVDGKDFHSLSLKERAKLAGYVPQSHHPSFPYTVLDVVVMGLASQLGVFESPRKEHYQKALEKLKLIGMERFKDKPYTQLSGGQLQLVLIARALVQEPKVLLLDEPTAHLDFKNQVKVLGIVKRLAKEESISAVMTLHDPNLASLYSDRIALVKEGRIRALGKPTQILREEVLEEVYGVPICILEFNGFRLILPKMEGI